Proteins co-encoded in one Medicago truncatula cultivar Jemalong A17 chromosome 8, MtrunA17r5.0-ANR, whole genome shotgun sequence genomic window:
- the LOC25502051 gene encoding GMP synthase [glutamine-hydrolyzing], with the protein MAIDPKQVKSDLVLILDFGSQYTHLITRRIRSLSVFSLCLNGTSSLQSITELNPSLVILSGGPHSVHTPDSPSFPDGFLQWAQSNAVPVLGICYGLQLLVSRLGGEVRVGNTQEYGRMEIKVENASALFPVEKVGHSQLVWMSHGDEAVTLPSGFNVVARSQQGAVAAIQNPSAKFYGLQYHPEVTHTPEGMETLKHFLFDVCGISAGWKMEDVLEEEIKVINNTVGPDEHVICALSGGVDSTVAATIVHKAIGDRLHCVFVDNGLLRYKEQERVMETFKKDLHLPVECVDAADQFLTKLKGVTDPEVKRKIIGKEFICIFDAFAQKLEKELGSRPSYLVQGTLYPDVIESCPPPGSGKTHSHTIKSHHNVGGLPKDMKLKLIEPLKLLFKDEVRQLGRIMDVPEGFLKRHPFPGPGLAVRVLGDVTEGNALDVLRQVDEIFIQSIKDAGLYDVIWQAFAVFLPVRSVGVQGDQRTHSHVVALRAVTSQDGMTADWYYFEHKFLDDVSRKICNGVRGVNRVVQDITSKPPSTIEWE; encoded by the exons ATGGCAATAGAtccaaaacaagtaaaatcaGACCTAGTTCTCATCCTCGACTTCGGTTCCCAATACACTCACCTCATCACTCGCCGTATCCGAAGCCTCTCCGTTTTCTCTCTCTGCCTCAACGGCACTTCTTCTCTTCAATCCATCACTGAACTCAACCCCTCCCTCGTCATTCTCTCCGGTGGTCCCCACTCCGTTCACACTCCCGATTCCCCTTCCTTCCCCGACGGCTTTCTTCAATGGGCTCAGTCCAATGCCGTCCCTGTTCTCGGTATCTGCTACGGTCTTCAGCTTCTTGTCAGCCGTCTTGGCGGTGAAGTCCGCGTCGGTAACACGCAGGAGTATGGCCGTATGGAAATTAAGGTCGAAAACGCATCTGCTCTTTTTCCTGTTGAGAAAGTTGGACATAGTCAGCTTGTTTGGATGAGTCATGGTGATGAAGCTGTTACTCTCCCTTCTGGTTTCAATGTCGTGGCACGGAGTCAACAAGGCGCAGTCGCTGCCATCCAGAATCCCTCCGCCAAATTCTATGGCCTTCAGTATCACCCCGAG GTGACTCATACACCGGAAGGAATGGAAACACTGAAGCATTTTCTATTTGATGTTTGTGGGATTTCAGCTGGGTGGAAGATGGAGGATGTGTTGGAGGAAGAAATCAAAGTCATTAATAATACAGTGGGGCCTGACGAACATGTCATTTGTGCCTTATCTGGTGGTGTTGATTCCACTGTTGCTGCTACTATAGTTCATAAAGCCATTGGGGATAGACTTCATTGTGTTTTTGTTGACAATGGCTTGCTCAG GTATAAGGAGCAGGAACGTGTGATGGAAACCTTTAAAAAGGATCTTCATTTACCGGTTGAGTGTGTTGATGCTGCAGACCAATTTCTTACAAAGCTAAAAGGTGTGACAGATCCTGaagtaaagagaaaaattattgGTAAAGAGTTTATCTGTATCTTTGATGCTTTTGCTCAAAAGCTAGAAAAGGAACTCGGAAGCAGACCTTCTTACTTGGTTCAGGGAACCTTGTACCCTGATGTGATTGAATCATGCCCACCACCTGGAAGTGGGAAAACCCATTCCCATACCATCAAGAGCCATCATAATGTCGGTGGTCTTCCAAAGGATATGAAATTGAAACTTATTGAACCACTTAAACTACTTTTCAAGGATGAG GTACGTCAATTAGGGAGGATCATGGATGTCCCTGAGGGATTTCTAAAACGTCATCCCTTCCCTGGGCCTGGTCTTGCAGTTAGAGTTCTGGGTGACGTGACTGAAGGAAATGCCTTAGATGTTCTCCGACAG GTTGATGAGATTTTCATTCAGTCAATCAAAGATGCTGGCCTTTATGACGTAATATGGCAAGCCTTTGCAGTTTTCTTACCAGTAAGATCTGTTGGAGTTCAAGGTGATCAAAGAACACACTCCCATGTTGTTGCACTCAGAGCCGTGACAAGTCAAGATGGAATGACAGCAGACTG GTACTACTTTGAGCACAAGTTCCTTGATGATGTTTCACGCAAAATCTGTAACGGTGTCCGTGGTGTGAATCGTGTTGTGCAAGATATTACGTCTAAGCCTCCTTCAACAATTGAGTGGGAATAA
- the LOC25502052 gene encoding uncharacterized protein isoform X2, with protein sequence MERRSPPLVNQKCQWRMFGIFNLREAHSDGRSVSNRNGKSRISSDVLSTVDEKYPDVDVCSRRRRGYSCKSVRVENDRVADLENEVTKMIVNQRFFNKNSKGKDGADCQPNQFLDAVQVLYSNKELFTKLLQDPNSLLVKQIHDIQKTQVKAEENGVTRLNKAQNSSSFDRFNSSSNCESQSSKKIVVLKHDTNNVKHFADTSTGNAQNIKSSNFAFGEIKRKLKHVMRVRRKEKQCRTADSAPSKFPCSSQDLEDCKNVKKLETFERNSPINVHVSSEKSLKVFKLKDSESSMRQEEVDSEQNKLTVKDQGVKVLSHKKHQMLLKALHRDGESCSYSSSSAQKIKDLPVATFSNELQVFGAADISVNKSLSADNLHAHYDIPRGTDGSLVQVDYDRFEEKQLEDLITSSLDPMNKSKDIISEVLQTFSLKCDEPMKSHLSNLLMDSSSTFDEVNGLTDQFFDSTIMHEYIIECFMELYQNSGFSPHFSSRNSNFQACVVKKVLVRQINELVNLHFFHHPSPITLQQLVERDLARRESWMNIHNDAEEIAMEVEKNVLETLVLEIVSEMNIS encoded by the exons ATGGAGAGAAGATCTCCTCCTCTGGTTAACCAAAAATGTCAATGGCGAATGTTTGGAATCTTTAATCTTCGCGAAGCTCATTCCGATGGAAGATCGGTTTCCAATa GAAATGGGAAATCCAGAATTAGTTCAGATGTGCTTAGCACAGTTGATGAAAAGTACCCTGATGTTGAT GTATGTtccagaagaagaagaggttataGTTGTAAGAGTGTACGTGTGGAGAATGATCGGGTAGCAGATTTGGAAAATGAAGTAACAAAAATGATTGTTAATCAGagatttttcaacaaaaactcTAAAGGAAAAGATGGTGCAGATTGTCAGCCTAATCAATTTTTGGATGCTGTACAGGTTTTATATTCGAACAAGGAACTTTTCACCAAACTTCTGCAAGATCCTAACTCTCTGTTGGTAAAACAGATTCATGACATACAGAAAACTCAAGTGAAAGCAGAAGAAAATGGAGTAACAAGATTGAATAAAGCTCAAAACAGTAGTAGTTTTGATAGGTTTAATTCGAGTTCAAATTGTGAGTCTcagtcctctaaaaaaatagtagttttGAAGCATGATACAAATAATGTGAAACATTTTGCTGACACTAGCACTGGCAATGCTCAAAATATCAAGTCTTCAAATTTTGCGTTTGGTGAAATAAAGAGAAAGTTGAAACATGTCATGAGAGTaaggagaaaagaaaagcagTGCAGGACAGCTGATTCGGCGCCAAGTAAATTTCCCTGCAGTTCACAGGACTTGGAAGAttgtaaaaatgtaaaaaagttGGAGACTTTTGAAAGAAATTCACCAATTAATGTCCATGTTAGTAGTGAAAAAAGTTTGAAGGTTTTCAAGTTGAAGGATTCTGAGTCAAGTATGAGACAGGAAGAAGTTGATTCTGAGCAAAATAAATTGACCGTGAAGGACCAAGGTGTGAAAGTTTTATCTCATAAAAAGCATCAAATGCTCCTCAAAGCACTTCATAGAGATGGGGAAAGTTGCTCTTATAGTAGTTCTTCAGCTCAAAAAATCAAAGATTTGCCTGTGGCCACTTTTAGCAATGAGTTGCAAGTTTTTGGTGCTGCAGATATTAGTGTCAATAAGAGTCTTTCTGCTGACAATTTGCATGCACATTATGATATTCCTAGAG GAACAGATGGGTCACTGGTACAAGTTGATTATGATAGATTTGAAGAGAAACAGCTTGAAGACCTTATAACATCCTCTTTGGATCCAATGAACAAGTCAAAGGATATCATAAGTGAAGTTCTGCAGACTTTCAGCTTGAAATGTGATGAACCTATGAAGAGCCATTTATCAAACTTATTGATGGATTCTTCATCCACTTTTGATGAAGTGAATGGATTGACTGACCAATTTTTTGACAGTACCATCATGCATGAGTATATCATCGAATGTTTCATGGAGTTATACCAGAATAGTGGTTTTTCGCCCCATTTTTCATCAAGAAATTCAAACTTCCAAGCATGTGTTGTGAAGAAAGTTTTGGTTAGACAGATTAATGAACTTGTTAACCTTCACTTTTTCCATCATCCATCACCAATAACATTACAACAGCTTGTTGAAAGGGACTTGGCCAGACGCGAATCATGGATGAATATCCATAATGATGCAGAAGAAATTGCAATGGAGGTGGAGAAAAATGTTTTGGAAACACTGGTTTTGGAAATCGTGTCTGAGATGAATATATCATAG
- the LOC25502052 gene encoding uncharacterized protein isoform X1: MERRSPPLVNQKCQWRMFGIFNLREAHSDGRSVSNTAGNGKSRISSDVLSTVDEKYPDVDVCSRRRRGYSCKSVRVENDRVADLENEVTKMIVNQRFFNKNSKGKDGADCQPNQFLDAVQVLYSNKELFTKLLQDPNSLLVKQIHDIQKTQVKAEENGVTRLNKAQNSSSFDRFNSSSNCESQSSKKIVVLKHDTNNVKHFADTSTGNAQNIKSSNFAFGEIKRKLKHVMRVRRKEKQCRTADSAPSKFPCSSQDLEDCKNVKKLETFERNSPINVHVSSEKSLKVFKLKDSESSMRQEEVDSEQNKLTVKDQGVKVLSHKKHQMLLKALHRDGESCSYSSSSAQKIKDLPVATFSNELQVFGAADISVNKSLSADNLHAHYDIPRGTDGSLVQVDYDRFEEKQLEDLITSSLDPMNKSKDIISEVLQTFSLKCDEPMKSHLSNLLMDSSSTFDEVNGLTDQFFDSTIMHEYIIECFMELYQNSGFSPHFSSRNSNFQACVVKKVLVRQINELVNLHFFHHPSPITLQQLVERDLARRESWMNIHNDAEEIAMEVEKNVLETLVLEIVSEMNIS; encoded by the exons ATGGAGAGAAGATCTCCTCCTCTGGTTAACCAAAAATGTCAATGGCGAATGTTTGGAATCTTTAATCTTCGCGAAGCTCATTCCGATGGAAGATCGGTTTCCAATa CTGCAGGAAATGGGAAATCCAGAATTAGTTCAGATGTGCTTAGCACAGTTGATGAAAAGTACCCTGATGTTGAT GTATGTtccagaagaagaagaggttataGTTGTAAGAGTGTACGTGTGGAGAATGATCGGGTAGCAGATTTGGAAAATGAAGTAACAAAAATGATTGTTAATCAGagatttttcaacaaaaactcTAAAGGAAAAGATGGTGCAGATTGTCAGCCTAATCAATTTTTGGATGCTGTACAGGTTTTATATTCGAACAAGGAACTTTTCACCAAACTTCTGCAAGATCCTAACTCTCTGTTGGTAAAACAGATTCATGACATACAGAAAACTCAAGTGAAAGCAGAAGAAAATGGAGTAACAAGATTGAATAAAGCTCAAAACAGTAGTAGTTTTGATAGGTTTAATTCGAGTTCAAATTGTGAGTCTcagtcctctaaaaaaatagtagttttGAAGCATGATACAAATAATGTGAAACATTTTGCTGACACTAGCACTGGCAATGCTCAAAATATCAAGTCTTCAAATTTTGCGTTTGGTGAAATAAAGAGAAAGTTGAAACATGTCATGAGAGTaaggagaaaagaaaagcagTGCAGGACAGCTGATTCGGCGCCAAGTAAATTTCCCTGCAGTTCACAGGACTTGGAAGAttgtaaaaatgtaaaaaagttGGAGACTTTTGAAAGAAATTCACCAATTAATGTCCATGTTAGTAGTGAAAAAAGTTTGAAGGTTTTCAAGTTGAAGGATTCTGAGTCAAGTATGAGACAGGAAGAAGTTGATTCTGAGCAAAATAAATTGACCGTGAAGGACCAAGGTGTGAAAGTTTTATCTCATAAAAAGCATCAAATGCTCCTCAAAGCACTTCATAGAGATGGGGAAAGTTGCTCTTATAGTAGTTCTTCAGCTCAAAAAATCAAAGATTTGCCTGTGGCCACTTTTAGCAATGAGTTGCAAGTTTTTGGTGCTGCAGATATTAGTGTCAATAAGAGTCTTTCTGCTGACAATTTGCATGCACATTATGATATTCCTAGAG GAACAGATGGGTCACTGGTACAAGTTGATTATGATAGATTTGAAGAGAAACAGCTTGAAGACCTTATAACATCCTCTTTGGATCCAATGAACAAGTCAAAGGATATCATAAGTGAAGTTCTGCAGACTTTCAGCTTGAAATGTGATGAACCTATGAAGAGCCATTTATCAAACTTATTGATGGATTCTTCATCCACTTTTGATGAAGTGAATGGATTGACTGACCAATTTTTTGACAGTACCATCATGCATGAGTATATCATCGAATGTTTCATGGAGTTATACCAGAATAGTGGTTTTTCGCCCCATTTTTCATCAAGAAATTCAAACTTCCAAGCATGTGTTGTGAAGAAAGTTTTGGTTAGACAGATTAATGAACTTGTTAACCTTCACTTTTTCCATCATCCATCACCAATAACATTACAACAGCTTGTTGAAAGGGACTTGGCCAGACGCGAATCATGGATGAATATCCATAATGATGCAGAAGAAATTGCAATGGAGGTGGAGAAAAATGTTTTGGAAACACTGGTTTTGGAAATCGTGTCTGAGATGAATATATCATAG
- the LOC25502053 gene encoding UDP-N-acetylmuramoyl-L-alanyl-D-glutamate--2,6-diaminopimelate ligase MurE homolog, chloroplastic — MALTFVTLPHFISPTTIKPNSTTTILKPKHFLLQFPSRPLSYPFLPLRPPSAIAPDGKFYPNPADDDPPEVGEDSAHGFTKYQQIQLQADRARLREEEDFKNNQATYLSAIADSHDAPDEPSSIDSAEDDLFGEIDKAIALKRKEFVKQGLLKPNPAKSEVEAVEELQPHELDDVEEIERLRELKVNSDESPGDFEEDGDLSLKSESSFDLDFDSLGQSNKARIVEPKFKMSLAELLDESKVVPVSVYGNLEVEINGIQHDSRLVTSGNLFVCCVGRKNDGHMFLSEADKRGAIAVVASKEIDIEDTLGCKALVIVEDTNAVLATLAASFYKYPSKNMALIGITGTYGKTTTTYLIKSMYEAMGLRTGMFNSIASYVHGDNQLDSSYGVLDAVLVQNLMAKMLHNGTESVVFEASSRGLAQGKYDEVDFDVAVFTNLMGEEDEEEDRDAKAKLFSRMVDPERHRKVVNIDDPSAPLFISMGSPEVPVVTFALENKNADVHPLKFELSLFETQVLVNTPAGILEISSGLLGRHNVYNILAAVAVGIAVGAPLEDIVRGIEEVDAVPGRCELIDEEQAFGVIVDYARTPDALSRLLDSVRELQPRRIITVIGCCGEDERGKRPLMTKIATDKSEVTMLTSDNPKGEDPLDILDDMLAGVGWTMQEYLKYGENDYYPPLPNGHRLFLHDIRRVAVRASVAMGEEGDVVVIAGKGHETYQIEGEKKDFFDDREECREALQYVDELHQAGIDTSEFPWRLPESH; from the exons ATGGCTTTGACATTTGTTACTCTTCCACACTTCATTTCTCCTACAACTATCAAACCCAATTCAACCACCACCATTCTAAAACCCAAACACTTCCTTCTTCAATTCCCTTCCCGTCCCTTATCTTATCCCTTCCTTCCTCTCCGCCCTCCCTCCGCCATCGCACCCGACGGAAAATTCTATCCAAACCCAGCCGACGACGACCCACCCGAAGTAGGCGAAGATTCCGCTCACGGCTTCACCAAATACCAACAAATTCAACTCCAAGCCGACCGCGCTCGCCTCCGTGAAGAAGAAGATTTCAAAAACAATCAAGCCACTTACCTCTCCGCCATCGCCGACTCCCATGACGCTCCCGACGAACCTTCCTCCATTGATTCCGCTGAAGACGATTTATTTGGAGAAATTGATAAAGCTATCGCTCTTAAACGTAAAGAGTTCGTTAAACAAGGTCTTCTTAAACCTAATCCCGCCAAATCCGAAGTTGAAGCCGTTGAAGAGCTTCAACCTCATGAACTCGACGATGTAGAAGAAATTGAACGTCTCCGTGAACTCAAGGTGAATTCTGACGAATCTCCCGGAGATTTTGAAGAAGACGGTGATTTATCTTTGAAATCCGAATCTTCTTTTGATTTAGATTTTGATAGTTTAGGGCAGAGTAATAAAGCTAGAATTGTTGAACCTAAGTTTAAGATGAGTTTAGCTGAGCTTTTGGATGAGAGTAAAGTGGTTCCGGTTTCTGTTTACGGGAATTTGGAAGTTGAAATTAATGGAATTCAACATGATTCTAGGCTTGTTACTTCTGGTAATTTGTTTGTGTGTTGTGTTGGAAGAAAAAACGATGGACACATGTTTTTGAGTGAGGCTGATAAGAGAGGAGCTATTGCTGTTGTAGCGAGTAAAGAGATTGATATTGAAGATACTTTAGGCTGTAAGGCTTTGGTTATTGTGGAGGATACAAATGCTGTTCTTGCTACGTTGGCTGCGTCGTTTTATAAGTATCCTTCGAAAAACATGGCGCTTATTGGGATAACGGGGACTTATGGTAAGACAACGACAActtatttgattaaaagtatGTATGAAGCGATGGGTTTACGGACTGGGATGTTTAACTCGATTGCTAGTTATGTTCATGGGGATAATCAGTTGGATTCGTCTTATGGGGTTCTGGATGCTGTTTTGGTTCAGAATTTGATGGCTAAGATGCTTCACAATGGAACTGAATCTGTGGTTTTTGAGGCTTCTTCGCGTGGACTGGCTCAGGGGAAATATGATGAGGTTGATTTTGATGTTGCTGTTTTTACGAATTTGATGGGTGAGGAGGATGAGGAAGAGGATAGAGATGCGAAGGCTAAGCTGTTTTCGAGGATGGTGGATCCTGAGCGGCATAGGAAAGTTGTTAACATTGACGATCCGAGTGCGCCTTTGTTCATCTCAATGGGGAGTCCTGAAGTTCCTGTTGTGACATTTGCATTGGAGAATAAGAATGCAGATGTTCAtcctttgaagtttgaactctCTTTGTTTGAGACACAGGTGTTGGTTAATACACCTGCTGGGATACTGGAAATTTCGTCCGGTTTACTAGGAAGGCACAATGTTTACAACATTCTTGCTGCCGTGGCAGTTGGCATTGCTGTTGGGGCACCCTTGGAGGATATTGTTAGAGGGATTGAAGAGGTTGATGCAGTTCCTGGGAGGTGTGAGTTAATTGATGAGGAACAAGCATTTGGGGTCATAGTGGACTATGCTCGTACTCCTGATGCCTTGTCTAGATTACTTGATTCTGTAAGAGAGCTTCAACCTCGCAGGATTATAACTG tGATTGGTTGCTGTGGTGAGGACGAAAGGGGGAAGAGACCCCTGATGACAAAGATAGCAACGGATAAAAGTGAAGTGACCATGCTGACATCTGATAACCCCAAGGGTGAAGATCCAT TGGATATTTTGGACGATATGTTGGCTGGGGTAGGATGGACAATGCAAGAGTACCTGAAATATGGAGAGAATGACTACTATCCTCCCCTTCCAAATGGTCACAGGCTTTTTCTCCATGACATTAGGAGGGTAGCTGTGCGAGCTTCAGTTGCAATGGGGGAGGAGGGTGATGTTGTT GTGATTGCTGGTAAAGGCCATGAAACATATCAAATAGAAGGCGAGAAAAAGGATTTCTTCGATGACCGAGAAGAGTGCAGGGAGGCTTTGCAGTATGTTGACGAGCTTCATCAAGCTGGAATAGATACAAGTGAATTTCCATGGCG GTTACCAGAGAGCCACTGA
- the LOC25502055 gene encoding probable aquaporin PIP1-2, whose translation MEKEEDVKVGANKFSERQPLGTAAQSDSKDYKEPPPAPLFEPGELKSWSFYRAGIAEFVATFLFLYITILTVMGVNRSTSKCSSVGIQGIAWSFGGMIFALVYCTAGISGGHINPAVTFGLFLARKLSLTRAIFYIVMQCLGAICGAGVVKGFEGNARYELFKGGANFVNPGYTKGDGLGAEIVGTFVLVYTVFSATDAKRNARDSHVPILAPLPIGFAVFLVHLATIPITGTGINPARSLGAAIIFNRDFAWDDHWIFWVGPFIGAALAAVYHQIVIRAIPFKTRT comes from the exons ATGGAGAAGGAGGAAGATGTGAAGGTTGGAGCAAACAAATTCTCAGAGAGGCAGCCATTAGGGACAGCAGCTCAAAGTGACAGCAAAGACTACAAAGAGCCACCACCAGCTCCATTGTTTGAGCCTGGTGAGCTCAAGTCATGGTCTTTTTACAGAGCTGGAATTGCTGAGTTCGTAGCCACTTTCTTGTTCCTTTACATCACCATTTTGACTGTCATGGGTGTCAACAGATCAACCTCCAAATGTTCCTCTGTTGGCATTCAAGGTATTGCTTGGTCTTTTGGGGGTATGATCTTTGCCCTTGTCTACTGCACTGCTGGAATATCAG GTGGACACATAAACCCTGCTGTGACATTTGGTCTTTTTTTGGCAAGAAAGCTGTCACTTACAAGAGCTATATTCTACATTGTGATGCAATGTCTTGGTGCTATTTGTGGTGCTGGTGTGGTGAAGGGTTTTGAAGGTAATGCTAGGTATGAACTGTTTAAAGGTGGTGCTAATTTTGTGAATCCTGGATACACTAAAGGTGATGGACTTGGAGCTGAGATTGTTGGTACCTTTGTTCTTGTCTACACTGTTTTCTCTGCTACTGATGCCAAGAGAAATGCTAGAGACTCTCATGTTCCT ATCTTGGCTCCTCTTCCCATTGGGTTTGCTGTGTTCTTGGTCCACTTGGCTACAATTCCAATCACAGGAACGGGCATTAACCCAGCTAGGAGTCTTGGAGCTGCCATTATCTTTAACAGGGACTTTGCTTGGGATGACCAT TGGATATTCTGGGTTGGACCATTTATTGGAGCTGCTCTTGCTGCTGTGTATCACCAGATTGTCATCCGAGCCATTCCTTTCAAGACAAGGACCTGA